One window from the genome of Solea solea chromosome 2, fSolSol10.1, whole genome shotgun sequence encodes:
- the epsti1 gene encoding epithelial-stromal interaction protein 1, with the protein MDPQRNHVTRDDLRSETPPSSSPSSSSGQTTAGQTASDPRQPRYSDGYTVIPPKESQRRALLATAQKEEENRQRWTEENRVTHVHMEPETLGGHMTQAEVRQQQQTNQHTSKWQKKLMREEQERTRRQEEEKELQKMKDEQRNKSERLQERRQQEDQKRKQDLTQDHSRRQESFLQRVERTKIPVPLASSTATHTSSTSESVEIKPKKSSSEVQLHHKRVNSAFLDRIEGRGSGVQKAEPPCLSYADLPQPSSSLIGPQSGSTHLDAEPEQNRTQEQETELYLDYDFVLRRLMSDFPQCNRKFLEDMINQCHGDYERIHSLLS; encoded by the exons ATGGATCCTCAAAGAAACCACGTGACCCGTGATGACCTGAGGTCAGAGACACCTCCATCTTCATCACCCTCATCATCGTCAGGTCAGACAACAGCAGGTCAAACAGCCTCTGATCCACGACAGCCCCGATA CTCAGATGGATACACCGTAATCCCGCCCAAGGAATCCCAGAGAAGAGCGCTGCTCGCGA cggctcagaaagaagaggagaaccGTCAGAGATGGACCGAGGAGAACAGAgtcacacatgtgcacatggaGCCAGAGACACTGG gtggtcacatgacacaggcTGAAGTCAGACAGCAGCAACAGACAAACCAACATACATCCAAGTGGCAGAAGAAG ctgATGCGGGAGGAGCAGGAGCGTAcgaggaggcaggaggaggagaaggagctgcAGAAAATGAAAGACGAACAGAGGAACAAG AGCGAGCGTCTGCAGGAGAGACGGCAACAGGAAGACCAGAAGAGGAAGCAGGACCTCACGCAGGACCACAGCAG GAGGCAGGAGAGTTTTCTGCAGAGGGTGGAGAGGACGAAGATCCCGGTTCCTTTGGCATCCagcactgccacacacacgtCATCCACG AGCGAGTCAGTCGAGATTAAACCGAAGAAAAGTTCAAGTGAAGTCCAGCTGCATCACAAGAG GGTGAACTCAGCGTTTCTGGACAGAATCGAGGGCAGAGGCAGCGGCGTTCAGAAGGCGGAGCCTCCCTGTTTGTCCTATGCTGATTTACCACAGCCGTCCTCTTCTCTGATTGGACCACAGAGTGGTTCCACTCACCTGGACGCAGAACCAGAGCAGAACCGGACACAGGAACAGGAAACTG aGTTGTATCTTGACTACGACTTTGTTTTGAGGAGACTGATGAGCGACTTCCCACAATGCAACAGAAAATTCCTTGAGGACATGATCAACCAGTGCCACGGCGACTACGAGCGGATTCACTCTCTGCTCAGCTGA